One segment of Candidatus Latescibacterota bacterium DNA contains the following:
- a CDS encoding insulinase family protein — MLKLPRPKKVILDCGATLLYQRNPVSPTVAFGVWVSRGSRDETESERGYSHLLEHMVFRGTKSRSALKIAFDLESIGGQWDAFTSKESTCYHGKVLEEHFGDFAEILSDIVLSPSIPTDALVLEKKVVQEEIRSVNDSPEESTYELFFKSLFGDDQLGYPVAGRLKDIPSCDRRRLLAFHRKTYIPSNTIFAFIGNIPFGKVISTIEENFVFQGNRSAGRARKTSKFSSKRIVSGRRPDWGQSHVCIGTRTISASDPDRYPLLVLSNILGGGVSSRLFQNLREKNGLAYAVFSHANFWSDTGAFASYFSVDPRNLGKAMDIFMRCMEDLRTGGALEEEMASAKSQLKASVVFGVESVDSRLFRLIHSECYHKRHRTLDSVIKNIERVRPEDVARVMEIFLPEKRHTYVTCGKRRLRGFIRRGSR; from the coding sequence ATGTTGAAGCTCCCCCGCCCGAAGAAGGTCATACTGGACTGCGGCGCTACCTTGCTGTATCAGCGCAATCCTGTGTCTCCGACTGTCGCTTTCGGTGTCTGGGTCTCCCGGGGATCGAGAGACGAGACAGAATCGGAGCGGGGGTATTCGCATCTCCTTGAGCATATGGTATTCAGGGGGACAAAGAGCAGATCCGCCTTGAAGATCGCTTTCGATCTCGAGTCTATAGGCGGTCAGTGGGATGCCTTTACAAGCAAGGAATCGACCTGCTACCACGGAAAAGTGCTGGAAGAGCATTTTGGGGATTTTGCCGAGATACTTTCTGATATTGTCCTGTCGCCCTCTATTCCAACCGATGCGCTTGTGCTGGAGAAAAAAGTCGTTCAGGAAGAGATCCGTTCGGTGAATGATTCACCTGAAGAATCGACATACGAGCTTTTCTTCAAGAGTCTCTTTGGCGACGATCAACTTGGATACCCGGTGGCGGGAAGACTCAAGGACATTCCGTCGTGTGACCGCCGAAGGCTTCTCGCTTTCCACAGGAAGACCTACATTCCTTCAAACACGATCTTCGCATTCATCGGTAATATTCCATTTGGCAAGGTCATATCGACAATTGAGGAAAATTTCGTCTTTCAGGGGAATCGTTCTGCTGGACGAGCACGGAAAACATCGAAGTTTTCAAGCAAAAGGATCGTGTCCGGCAGAAGGCCGGACTGGGGACAGTCACATGTCTGTATAGGGACACGGACGATCTCTGCTTCCGACCCGGACAGATATCCGTTGCTGGTCCTGTCCAATATACTTGGAGGCGGGGTGTCGTCACGGTTGTTTCAGAATCTCAGGGAAAAGAACGGACTGGCCTATGCTGTCTTTTCACACGCGAATTTCTGGAGTGATACTGGCGCTTTTGCCAGCTATTTTTCGGTCGATCCCAGGAATCTGGGAAAGGCGATGGATATTTTCATGAGATGCATGGAGGATCTGAGGACGGGAGGAGCACTGGAGGAGGAAATGGCCAGCGCAAAGTCCCAGCTGAAGGCATCGGTCGTATTCGGTGTGGAAAGCGTGGATAGCAGGTTGTTCAGACTGATACACAGTGAATGTTATCATAAGAGGCACAGGACTCTGGACTCCGTGATCAAGAATATTGAAAGAGTAAGGCCGGAAGATGTCGCCAGGGTGATGGAGATATTCCTGCCGGAAAAAAGACATACCTATGTGACCTGCGGCAAGCGCAGGCTGCGTGGTTTTATCAGGAGAGGTTCCCGATGA
- the dut gene encoding dUTP diphosphatase: MKVSIRYLPHHEGLPPLGRMTDGSSGYDIRAACDEDMIIEPGETMLVPSGIELSIPPGYEGQVRPRSGLALKKSVGVLNSPGTIDSDYRGELGVILTNFSKEIFPVSRGDRIAQIVFVELPRVELVEMESLDVTDRGDGGYGSTGKG; encoded by the coding sequence ATGAAAGTGTCGATCAGATATCTTCCCCATCACGAGGGGTTGCCGCCTCTCGGAAGGATGACCGACGGGTCGAGCGGGTATGATATCAGAGCCGCCTGCGACGAGGATATGATCATCGAACCTGGAGAGACAATGCTGGTTCCATCCGGGATCGAACTGTCCATACCTCCGGGATACGAAGGTCAGGTCCGTCCCCGAAGCGGCCTGGCATTGAAAAAAAGTGTGGGAGTCCTTAATAGCCCCGGTACTATCGACAGCGATTACCGTGGCGAGCTCGGAGTGATCCTCACTAATTTCAGCAAAGAGATTTTCCCCGTCAGTCGCGGTGACAGGATAGCCCAGATCGTTTTTGTCGAACTCCCCCGGGTCGAACTGGTGGAAATGGAATCGCTGGACGTCACTGACAGGGGAGACGGGGGATACGGGTCTACCGGGAAGGGTTAG
- a CDS encoding polysaccharide deacetylase family protein yields the protein MSLLIIPFFLAAAAIGLFLLWKFRWGPPDRTLPGVLTYHKIAGFEFGGTWMTPTRFASGLDHLADSGYSFIGEDEFIDTLDGRREARGKEILITFDDGYRLLMDDALPLLEARNIPALIFLVTSYSGRENTWELPLPGRRTRHLGWDEVSEISANPLFTFGSHSRTHRDLTKLSDDMLADELSISREVIGHQTGRMARSVSYPFGRVDRRVVESARSAGFEAGFTLFPTGRGEDVDRFCLRREGVWIIDTKYSVDLKLSGGRWFWFEDIKGRTINRFASITPFLMKKGPFD from the coding sequence ATGTCCCTTCTGATCATACCATTCTTTCTAGCCGCCGCCGCGATCGGTCTTTTCCTTTTATGGAAGTTTCGATGGGGTCCACCCGACCGGACTCTGCCGGGAGTACTTACATACCACAAGATAGCAGGATTCGAATTCGGCGGCACCTGGATGACTCCCACGAGATTTGCTTCGGGACTCGACCACCTTGCCGACTCCGGGTACTCGTTCATCGGCGAGGACGAATTCATCGATACTCTGGACGGTAGGAGGGAAGCCCGGGGAAAAGAGATCCTGATCACTTTCGACGATGGGTACAGACTGCTTATGGATGACGCGTTGCCTCTTCTGGAAGCCAGGAATATTCCCGCACTGATATTTCTTGTCACTTCATATTCCGGCAGAGAGAACACCTGGGAACTCCCTCTGCCAGGGAGAAGGACACGGCACCTTGGATGGGATGAAGTCTCTGAGATATCAGCGAATCCTCTCTTTACTTTCGGATCCCATTCCCGGACTCACAGGGATCTGACAAAGCTTTCCGATGACATGCTGGCCGACGAATTGAGCATATCAAGAGAAGTGATCGGTCATCAGACGGGAAGGATGGCGAGAAGTGTCTCGTATCCTTTCGGCCGGGTCGACCGGAGGGTGGTCGAATCTGCTCGCTCGGCGGGATTTGAAGCAGGGTTTACTCTTTTTCCCACGGGGCGGGGTGAGGATGTGGACAGGTTCTGCCTGAGAAGAGAGGGAGTCTGGATCATCGACACGAAATATTCTGTCGATCTGAAACTGTCGGGCGGACGATGGTTCTGGTTCGAGGATATCAAGGGAAGGACGATAAACAGGTTTGCGTCGATAACTCCGTTTTTAATGAAAAAGGGACCGTTCGATTAA